Within the Thermosynechococcus sichuanensis E542 genome, the region GGGGTCTTTTTGGCGCGGGGGCGCTTGGGCGGGGGTTCAGCAGTCATGGCAATTCTCGCAAACAGTCTAAACACCCATTGAGCGACTGTTCAGATGAACAGGCCACGGCAATCCTCAATTGGGGTACTCTCAATTATGCGTTGCCGCTGTGAGCTAAGCAACACTTTTGTTCCTGCCAAAAGTGGTGAGAACTATGAGGCTGACGGAATGCTCTCCGTTTGGACGATCGCCCCAAAATCGCCAATAATTGCCGCACAGTTGCGCAACAAACCAAGGAGCGCTAAGCGATTGGCACGCACGGTTGCATCCTCTGCCATCACTAGGACACTTTCCTCGCCATCGAAGAAGCGACTGACAATCGGGGCAAGGGAGACTAAGGCAGCCACAATTTCCCCATAGGCACGCTGCTCCTGCGCCTGTTGCACCCTTGGCAAGATGTCTTTGAGGGCAGCATAGAATTCCTTTTCAATGGGGGCTTCGAGGTGCTTGGCCTTGACGGCGCGGATATTCAGGCAGTCTGTCCCTAGGGTGCCTTGGCGTGCCAAGCGAGCAGCGCGGTTTACCGTCGGGTAAATGGCCATCAGGTCACCGGATTGCCGCAGTTTTTGTAGAAATTGGGCGCGATCGCGGGCATCCACCACATCCCTGAGGGCACGAGTCTGCAACTCCGGCTGATCCTCTGCAATGACAGCATTCACCAAGTCATACTCAATACCCAAATCTTCTTGCAGTAAGGTTCGCAGCCGTTGGCTAAAAAACTGCCGCAGTTGCTGCTTTAAGTCAGCGGCACTGAGCTTGGCAGTAAATTGGCGACAAAAGGCTTGGGCATACTTCTGGAGCAGAGCGAGGAGATCCAAGTGATGTTCCCCCTGCCAGAGAATGGTGATTACGGCATTGGCAGCCCGCCGTAGGGCAAAGGGATCTGATGAACCCGTGGGACACAGGCCGATGCCAAAAAGGCAAACCAAGGTATCCAAGCGATCGGCCAATCCCACCACCTGACCCGTGAGACTTTGGGGGGGGCGATCGCCAGCAAAACGAGGCAGATAATGTTCAAAAATCCCCGTGGCCACCGCTGGGTCTTCCCCGCAGACCGTGGCATACACTTGACCCATGTAGCCCTGAAGTTCAGGAAATTCCCCCACCATCTGCGTCACCAGATCCGCTTTGCAGAGGCAGGCTGTGCGTTCAATGGCAGCAACGTCCGCAGCCGCACAATTTAAGGCGGTGGCAATTTGGCGAGCCAGTGCGGTTAGCCGCTCCACTTTATCGGCCATGGATCCCAATTCATCTTGGAAGGTGACCGTGGCTAGTTTGTTGCAGTAGTGCTCTAGGGGCTGTGCCGTATCCGCCTTGTAGAAGAACTCAGCATCCGCAAGACGGGCACGAATCACCCGCTCATTCCCGGCACGAATCAAGGGGGTGGCCGCAGGATCGCCATTGCTAATGGTGATGAACACGGGGAGCAGGGCTTGGCGAGTGGCATCGGTGTAAACAGGAAAATACCGCTGATGGGACACCAATACGGTGGTAATCACCTCAAGAGGCAGGGCAAGAAACCGCGCTTCAAAACTCCCCAACACCGCCGTTGGCCATTCCACGAGGTGGGTCACTTCCTCCAAAAGGGGCACCTCTAAATCCACCCATCCGCCTGCTTCTTGAGCAAGAGTGGTAATTTGCTCGCGAATTCGTTGCTGGCGGACTTCTGGATTCACTACGACCCCTGCCTTTTCAAGGGCAGCTTCATAGTCTTGGGCATGGTTGAGGACAATGGCTCCTTGGGAAAGCACGCGATGGCCATAGGTGGTGCGATCGCTGGCAATGCGCACGGAATGGCTCTCCAAGACCAAGGGCAGCACCTGATCCTCCCACAGCAGCACCAGCCAACGAATGGGACGCGAAAAGCGCAAATCCCCATCCCCCCAGCGCATAAAGCGGGCACCCTCAAGGGCAGTAATCCACTGCTGCACCAACTCGGTCAATAGTTGGGGTGTGGGTTGGCCAGGGCGGACTTGCTTGAGATAGACCACCTCCCCTTTTTCGGTGGGGCGGATTTCGATGTCCTCGAGGCGACCTTGGCGCGATCGCAGGAACCCCCATAGGGCAGGGGTGGGTTCCCCCTCCCGAAAGGCCACGCTGGCTGCTGGCCCTTTGATTTCAATCGCTTGATCGGGTTGCTGGGGCGGTAACCCCTCGATCAGTACGGCTAAGCGGCGCGGTGTCGCCCAGACCTTGACTTCTCCCGTTAGTCCCTGTTCCTTGAGGGTTTGGGGAATCAGGGTGTGCCACTGGGACAGGGCGCTACTGACAAAGCGGGCGGGGAGATCCTCAGTTCCCACCTCCAAGAGGAACGTATGCGGTGATGACTTGGGCATGGTGACCATTTACTAGAAAACTGCGCTACTGCGGGCGGCTTCGGCCTCGTCGGGATGAATCCCTAGGCGGGTGAGGTTAATGCGGCCTTTGCTGTCCACCTCACGGATTTTGACAACAATTTCATCGCCAATTTTCACTTCGTCCTCGACTTTGCCGACGCGATACTCCGCCAACTGGGAAATGTGGATCATCCCCTCTTTGCCGGGGAGAAACTCGACAAAGGCACCAATGGGAATAATCCGCGTCACCCTGCCTAGATAGACATCACCGGCGTTGAGCTTTCGCGTGAGACCCTCAATGGCAGCGCGTGCCTGCTTGGCATTGGTTTCATTGGGGGCGGTAATGGTGACCAGACCCTCTTCGCTAATGTCCACTTTGACGTTGTATTGCTCAGAGATACCGCGCACGGTTTTACCCCCTGGCCCAATGACAAGGCCAATCATATCGGGGGGAATTTGCAACGTCAGCAGCCGTGGCGCACTGGGGGGTAGTTGTGGACGGGGTTTGTCGAGCACCGCCAGCATTTTCTCAAGGATATGGAGCCGTGCCGGACGGGCCTGTTCGATCGCCTGCTTGATCACGGCAACGGGCAAGCCAGTAATTTTCATATCCATTTGCAGGGCAGTGATGCCGCTATCGGTGCCAGCCACCTTGAAGTCCATGTCGCCAAGGAAATCTTCAATCCCCTGAATGTCGGTGAGGATGCGCACCTCATTGCCCTCCTTGATCAGACCCATGGCCGCACCACTGACGGGCTTGCGGATTGGTACCCCCGCATCCATCAACGAGAGGGTGGAGCCACAGACAGATCCCATGGACGTAGAACCATCGGAAGAAAGCACCTCCGACACCACGCGGATCACGTAGGGAAACTCCTCTTTGGGGGGAATCACCGGTTCAAGGGCGCGCTCCGCAAGGGCACCATGGCCAATTTCGCGCCGCCCGGGCGATCGCAGGGGTTTGACTTCACCCACAGAGTAGGGAGGAAAGTTGTAGTGGTGCAGATACCGCTTGCTGTCCTCGGGATGCAGGTCATCAAGGGCTTGGGCATCGGCAGGAGAACCGAGGGTAGTGACAGACATGACCTGTGTCAAGCCGCGATTAAAGAGGGCACTGCCGTGAACCCGCTCTGGTAGAACCCCCACCTCACACCAAATGGGTCGCACTTCATCGAGACGGCGGCCATCCACTCGCACCCCCTCCTCAATGATTTGCTGCCGCATGAGTTTTTTCGTCACGGCCTTAAAGAGCGTGGGCAGGGCTTTGGGGTTTTCCGCCGCCGCCACCGCCACTGGGTGATCCTCGGGCAGGGCTGCAATGTCTTGGGCGATCGCCCCTTGCACCTCATCGAGGGCAGCATCGCGAACATTTTTGTCCTTTTCAAAGCGTTTGAGAATGGCTTTGACCGGTTCAACGGCGCGATCGTAGATGAAGTTTTCCAACGTGGGGTCGATCGCGGGCGGTTCAGCTTTGACAATGTCAATGCCCAGTTCCTTAAGGAGATCCCGCTGCGCTTGAATCAGGTCTTGGATCACCTCATAGCCAAAGTCAATGGCCTCAATCATGTCGGCTTCGGGCAGTTCATTGGCACCAGCTTCCACCATCACCACACCATCGGGAGAACCGGCCACGACTAGATCTAAGCCACCGCGCTCAATTTCTTTGTACGTCGGGTTGATAACAAATTCATCCCCCACGAGACCCACCCGCACCGCCGCCATTGGACCATTAAAGGGAATTTGCGCCAAGAGAACGGCGATCGAGGCGCCCGTTACTGCCAAGACATCGGGGGGAACATTTTCATCGAGGGAGACCGTCGTTGCCACTACTTGCAGATCATCCCGCAACCATTGGGGAAAGAGGGGGCGCAGCGGTCGATCAATCAGACGACCAATGAGAATGGCTTTTTCGGGGGGACGACCCTCACGCCGTAAAAAACCGCCGGGAATTCGCCCAGCAGCATAGAGGCGCTCTTCGTAATCCACCACAAGGGGTAAAAAATCAATGCCTTCGCGCGGGGCGGCACGATTCGCCGTCACCAGTACAGCCGTTTCCCCTGAACTAATGAGAATGGAACCGGCGGCTTGGGGGGCAAATTTTTGCAATACTACCTTAATATCCCGACCATCTAGGGGGATAATCTTTTCTAGACCCTTCATTTGCGTTCTATTTTGTCCTTCTTCCTATTTCTTTCTCTCTACTAGGATAGCCGCTTCTGCCACTCATCCGCTAAAGTTCAAGGATCAGCCGTGTGCCCCTGAGAACCGCAAGACTGGGGGTAGCGACCCAACTTTGTGTTAATAAAATTTGTATTAGTTCTGCCGATCGCTGGCTGCTGGTGCTGTCCTGTAACCCCAAGTAGAAACTGGCGGAGTGGTGGCTATCTTGCCCCAAAACTTTGAGCAGATCATCGGCGTAGTGAACGGCTTTTTCCATCTGGGTTTGCAAGTTCGTCCATAAATCCACATTGCGGAGATTGCTCAGGGTTTCGGCCACCACATCTTGACGGTGTTGAATTAGAATAGTTTGTGGTTGTAGCTCCGGCGGTAAATCGGCAAAGAAAATGGCCGGGCCATAGCCAATGAGATGAACCGTCTCCATCCATTTCGTCTGGGGCAGCAGCAATTGCCGCACAATGTGGCAAGCAAGAGCAGTGATAATTAACCCTTGGCTATGGGCGACAAGGTACAATTCAGCCCCCGCTTGTAGCCCCTTGATGATTTCATAGGCCAACCGCAGGGTGGGGCGGGGCGCGCCCGCTGGAAAGACACCGTAGAGATACTGGGTAAAATCTCCCCAAGCCAATTTTTGCAAGAATGATAGGTCAAGGAGTTTCGTTAAGTCAGCGGTGCTGTTGATATCGAGGGGGCGCTGTTGCAATTCGCTGGGTTGGGCGATCGCCAGAATATCGGCATCATCAGCAAGCTCTTTGCTCACCAGTTGGCCAAGGAGTTTGGCATACCCATAGCGGCGATCCTTGCTGGGGTCTGGGGCTGGCGTCTGGGGCCAAAAGTGGTAGAGTTCTGCCTTACCGAGGAAACTTTCCAAGAGATCTGCTTGAAAGCCATGGGTCTGATTGTGAATGCCGCGAATTTCCAAAGGGTGAGTGGCTGTGAGTTTGGCAAGCTGGTTCAAATCCCGCCGTTGCTTGGCAGCATCGCTACCTATCCCATTGACATGGAGTAACCGCCGTCGTAGAGGCGCACTCAGGGGGTTTTGCGGCAAAAGAATTGTACCGTCTAAAGTAGAGGTCATAGGAGATTCAAAAATTCTAATGAGAGACTTTGGTGAAGGGCAATAAAAAGCGGCTAAGTTGTGATCATCGTCACAGTCATTCTAACGGCGGATAGGTCATACTAAAAAGTGACTCAGTACTATCCGAGTCATCAACAGGGAACACACAACGAGCCGACAGACTGTAAGTAAGTTTGTCGGTTTTTTTTTTAGAATTTCCGGCATGCCCCCCAAAAAGATCACGGTTCGTTTAGATCCTGAACTCTATGGCCAACTCCAACGCTGGCAAGTGCAGCAGGGGTGCGGTTCCCTCGGTGAAGCAATTCGTAAAATTTTGCAACAATCTCTTCAGCCGCGGGAGATGGTCTGTCCAACGGTCTTGCAGCGCTTGAGTGCCCTAGAACAGCAAGTGGCAGCCCTTGAACGCCAACTGTGCCCGCCTCAACCGACTATCGAAACGCTGACGATTGCGGAGCTAGAGCGGCTGAACCGCCGACAACTGGTGGCCTTAGCGCGGGACTTGGGCATCTATAGCTATAAGTTGAATAATCCAGCGTTGCGGCAAGCGATTTGGGCAGCCAAACAAGCAATCGATGGGCAGGAGCGACAATGATATGCTGACGAAGGTGACTCAAGTATAGGTGAGATGGCTAGTCCGTCAGAATCGATAGATCGCTCCCGTTTGTGGTGGGCGGCAATTAAACTTCCCATGTACAGTGTGGCGGTGATGCCCATTTGGTTGGGCACGGCAGTGGCGATCGCCGAGACGGGCAAGGTGCACTGGTGGTCTTTTGGGTTGTTTCTGACAGCGGCAGTGCTGATTTTGGTTTGGTTGAATCTCAGTAATGATGTGTTTGATGCCGAGACAGGGATCGATCGCCACAAGTACCATTCGGTCGTCAATCTCACAGGCAAAAAGGAACTGATCTTTTGGCTGAGCAACGTCTGCTTACTTTTGGGGCTACTGGGGATTGTAGCCATTAGTTGGTTGCAACAGGATGCAACGGTTTTAGGGTTAGTATTGCTCTGCTGTGCCCTCGGCTACAGCTACCAAGGCCCGCCCTTTCGCTTGGGCTATTTGGGCTTGGGGGAGCCGATTTGTTTTATCTGCTTTGGACCGTTGGCGATCGCTGCCGCCTACTATAGCCAAGTACAAACCTTTAGCCCCAGTATTTGGCCGGTGGCTATCCTCAATGGTCTGACGACAACGCTGATTCTCTTTTGCTCTCACTTTCACCAAGTGGCGGATGATCTAGCGGCCGGCAAACGTTCCCCAGTTGTGCGCCTAGGGACAGCTCGCAGTGCCCAATTAGTCTATGGTGCCTGTGGTCTTTTTTATGGGGTGTTGCTGGCCAGTGTCGCTTGGGAAATCCTGCCGTGGCCAACACTGCTGGCGTTGAGTTCACTGCCTTGGGCGATTTATTTGTGCCAGCGGATGGCGCAATTTCACAGTGTGCCTGAGCAGATTAAGAACTCGAAGTTTATTGCCGTGCAACTGCATTTTTGGAGTAGCTTGCTCTTGGGAGTGGGCTACTTGCTTTGAGATGGAGGGCGATCGCGATTCAGCGACCACTGGTACTCGACACTGCCACCTGCCAATTGCCATTCCTCCTCAAACTGCTTTTGCAGCCGCAGGGCTTTGCGCAGATGAATGACCGCACTGTGGAGCTGTTGATAGCCACTGGAGTTGGGGGGAAGAGCAGGTAAGGAGACCTGTTCTAAAATTTGCAACACTAGCTCGTAATGAATATGGGCAGGAACAGGAACCTCACCGGGGGGGGCAGAAGAAAGAGTCACCAGAGCAGACACCTCCAAGGAACGACATTTAGATTCAGAATTTCTAACGACGGCGGGGACGGCGATAGGTCAATCGCTCGGAGCGATCGCGCTCGTAGGCAATGAGCCGGCCATAGATTTCATGCTTGGTTAAGTTTAACGAAAAAAAGACATGTCGCCGAGGATTGCCAAAGCCCTTACGGGTAAAAAACTTCACGGCGGGAGTATTAGCAGGGTCAGTGTCCACCAGCATAAACCGTGCACCCTCTTCAATCATGCGTTCAATGAGCTTATCCACCAGCTTGTCGGCAATGCCCCGCCGTTGATACTGCGGATGTACCCCCAGCCAGTTAATGTAGCCATAGACCCAAGGGGCTTTGCTAATAATTGTGCCTAGGATAAACCCTGCCACTTGCGAGTCAGCTTCGGCCACCAGACAGTATTCTGGATCGGTGTTGTAGAAACCAATGACCTCCCACTCATCCCAGATGCGATAAAGCGAGGGGTATAGATCACTGGTGAAAAGTTCCTCGCCAAGGTGAAATACAGGGGCAATGTCATCAATGCCCATCTCGCGAATAATGATGTTGGTGGGTTCAGAGCGCTCTTCTTCTTTGGCGGGAACGATGTCTAAATCAACTAAATTGTGGTCAATGGGATCATCGGTGTGCAAAGACATACAAGCGTGTGTAGCGAGCTATTTCTAGCTTAGCCTATGTCCAGCGGGGTTACTGAGTGAACCTTAGCGCACTTCCACAACCGCCTCTAGGGGATAGCGCACCTTGGGCAAAGTCGCGTAGTTGTCATCGGCCGCACGATAGCCCGCCGCACACAGAACGACTGCATGATAGCCCTGGGCAGGTAGATCGAGAATACGATCATATTCCTGCGGCAGAAAGCCCTCCATCGGGCAGGTGTCAATGCCCAGCAGAGCCGCCGTCACCATAAACTGCCCCAAAGCAATATAGACTTGGCGGGCTGACCATTCATCAACATTGAGGGGGTAGGGGGGTGACTGCAAAAAGCCCTTAACCAAATCCCCGTATTTTTGCAGATTTTCTACTGCGGTTTGCTGGACTTCCGCTTGCCGCGCAAGGTAGCGATCGACATCCGTAGCATTGAGATTAGTTTTAATGGCAAACACCACTAAGTGGGAAGCATCCACCACCTGCCGCTGATTCCAAGTGTGGGGGAGCAGGGCTTGGCGCAGCTCAGGCGTCTCGATGACGTAAAACTTCCATGGTTGCAGACCAAAGGAAGAAGGAGCTAGTACTAGACTTTGTAGAAGCGTTTGCCATAAATCCGCAGGAATTTTGCGATCGGGGTCAAATTTTTTCGTGGCGTAGCGCCATTGCAGTTGTTGCAAAACCGTTGTTGGTGAAATCGGCGTTTCAGTCATTCTGTTCACTGGAGAATTGATGAGAGCGATTACCCACAGGATACGCTACGCGATCGCGAGTACCACTTGCCGCTGATTTTGACAAACTATTAAAGGTGAGGTCAACCACCCTTCCGTTTTTAGGTTGTAGATCAATTGCCCACTATTGCCACTGAATATTGGCATTCATCGCAGTCATAGCAGAGGTAAGTTTTTCAATCAGTTCCCTAACGGGGAAGGCGCCGACATCTCCGTCTGCACGGGTGCGGATACTCACGGTCTCGCTTTCGACTTCCTTGGCACCGATAATGCCCATGACAGGAATTTTCTGAGTTTCGGCGTTGCGAATCTGTTTGCCGAGGCGATCGCCACTGCGATCCACACTGACACGCACACCCTGCTCTCGCAGTTGAGCCGCCACACGTTCGGCATAGGGACGTTGCTCATCCCCCACAGGCAACAGGCGCACTTGCTCTGGTGCTAGCCAAAAAGGGAAATCTCCCGCATACTCCTCAATGAGAATGCCAATGAGCCGCTCCAGCGAGCCAAAGGGAGCACGGTGAATCATCACTGGTCGGCGGCGGGTATTGTCCTCAGCAACGTATTCCAAATCAAAGCGCTCCGGCAAATTGTAGTCCACCTGAACCGTTCCCAACTGCCACTCGCGCCCAAGGGCATCCTCAAAGATAAAGTCCAGTTTCGGCCCATAGAAAGCAGCCTCACCAATGCCCAAAAAGTGCTCCATGCCCAACTGTTCCACAGCTCGCTGAATTGCGGACTCAGCCTTTGACCAAGCCTCATCGGAGCCAATGTACTTGTCGGATTTGGGATCGCGGAAACTTAGCCGTGCCTTGAATTTATTCAACCGCAAACAGCGAAAGACCGAGAGAATCAGATCAACCACATTCAAAAACTCAACATCCAACTGCTCAGGCGTAACAAAAAGGTGGGAGTCATCCACCGTAAAGCCCCGCACCCGCGTCAAGCCCCCCAATTCTCCCGACTGCTCATAGCGATAGACGGTACCAAACTCCGCCAACCGTAGGGGCAAGTCGCGGTAGGAGCGCAACTCGCTTTTATAGATTTGAATGTGGAAGGGGCAGTTCATGGGCTTGAGGACAAACCCTTGCTCGTGGGCGGCGGCCTCAGTATCTTCCGCCATCAGGGGGAACATATCCTCCTTGTACTTTTGCCAGTGGCCAGAGGTCTTAAACAGATCCACCCGGGCAATGTGGGGCGTCACCACGGGGAGATAACCGCGCTTGAGTTGCTCCTTCTTAAGAAAGTCCTCCAAGGTTGAGCGCAGAATCGTTCCCTTGGGTGTCCATAGAGGCAGGCCTGGCCCGACTGGATCTGCAAAGATAAAGAGTCCCAGTTCCTTGCCCAGTTTGCGGTGATCGCGGCGGAGGGCTTCTTCTTTGCGGCGTTTATATTCCGCCAGTTGTTCTGGAGTTTCCCATGCGGTACCGTAGATGCGCTGAAGTTGGGCTTTGGTTTCATCGCCGCGCCAGTAGGCACCGGCAACACTTTCAAGGGCGATCGCCTTGGGGTTAATCTCGCCCGTATTTTCAACGTGGGGCCCGGCACAGAGATCCCACCACTCATCCCCCAAGTGGTAAATCGTAATTGGCTCCTCGAGGTCTTGGAGAATTTCTAGCTTGTAGGGTTCCCCTAGCTCCCGAATGCGGCGCTCGGCCTCCTCACGGGTCACTTCCTCGCGGATCACCGGCAACTTGCGCTTAATGATCTTGACCATCTCCTTTTCAATCAGCTTTAGGTCTTTTTCGCTGAAGGGTTCTGGATGGTCAAAATCGTAATAAAACCCATTCTCAATCCAAGGACCGATCGTCACCTGTGCCTTGGGAAACAGCTTCTGGACTGCCATTGCCAAGATATGGGACGTGGTGTGGCGAATACGCTTAAGCCGCTCCGACTCACTGGTTTTGGGGAGGTGGATAGGGGCAGCAGCAGACTCTGGCATAGGGGGTGATGTATCTAACAAATCTTTAATGAAGGCTAGAGTTCTATTGTGACATTCTGTCGCCCTCAAGGGGGGTGCTTGGCAGCCAATTTTTTCGGAGCAGGTGGGGAGCGATCGCCTGTGGCCAACTGGAAAAGATAGGGCTATGCTAAGGTTGAAATCACGTAGTGGTGATGCCACTGCCGCCCTCTATTCACAATTTGTATAGGAATGGAGTGTTTCCGTGACTAGCCGCAAAGTCCTTGTCATTGATGACAGTAAAGTAATCCGGATGCGCGTCCGCGACATGTTGCCAGAGGGCGACTACGAAATTCTTGAGGCTAAGGATGGCCGTGAAGGTCTGCAACTCATTGAGCAGTCTGAGCCGACGTTGATCATGCTGGATTTTCTGCTGCCGAAGGTGAGCGGCTGGGAAGTCTATCAAGAATTGGAGAAAAAGGATCTCCTTGGCGCCATCCCCCTCGTGATTATGTCGGGGCGCAAAGAAGAAGTCACTGAAAAACTCCAAGAACCCTTTGAGTGGTTTGAGTTCATTGAAAAACCCTTTGAAAAAGAACAACTCGAAGCAGCAATTCAAGAGGCCTTTCGCAAAGCCCGCAAGCCCAGACCCGTCAAAGCAGCAGCACCTGCGGAAGTGGCGGCTCCCGTTGCTGTAGATCTCAGCCCCGTCTATGACAAACTGGCCGCCCTTGAAGGCGCCATTCAAGCCTTGCAGGCACAATCTGTCAAGGCAAATGACTTTGCCCAACTCCAAGCAACAGTTGCTCAACTGCAACAGCAACCGGCGGCAACCGGCAGTGGTGGGGATGACCATCGTCTTGCCGCTTTGGAAGCAGCAAACCAGCAGTTACACCACGAGGTCGAGCAACTGAAGCGAGCCATCCACCAAATTGTGACGGCATTGCGGCGATTGCAGGGGGGACACTAAATTACTGCCATTCAATCTCGCGGCGACCGGCAAGGGCACGGGCAAGGGTCATTTCATCGGCATAGTCAAGATCACCCCCCACCGGTAGGCCAAAGGCAATGCGAGTGACCTTCACAAAAGGCCGGAGAAGCTGCCCCACATAGAGGGTGGTCGTTTCCCCTTCGATACTGGGGTTGATGGCCAAAATCACTTCCTTGATCTGTCCTTGACTGACTCGCTGAATCAGCGGTTGAATGTGCAGGTGTTCCGGGGTGATGCCCTCCAAAGGAGAAATGAGTCCCCCCAAGACATGGTACTTACCGTGGTACTCGCGGGTTTTCTCAATGGCAATGACATCGCGGGAATCAGCCACCACGCATAGGGTGTGCTTGTCTCGCTGGGGGGAGGCACAGATGTCACACACCGGTTCGGCAGAGAGGTGGAAGCACACTGAACAGAGTCCCACCTGCTGTTTAGCTTCTAGGAGGGCTTGAGCCAAGGCTTGAATATCTGCTTCGGGACGTTTGATCAGGTGGAGGGCAAGCCGCTGAGCGGTCTTAGGACCAATGCCCGGCAAGCGTTGCAACTGCTCAATGAGGCGAGCTAAGGGACGGGTATAGACACTACTCATGGGACAGCTAGGCAGGCACGGCAGTGGCAAGGGGGGCGATCGCGCTCAGGCGCAGTTTGGGATGATCCGCCATGGTCTGTTGCAGATTCCACTCGTTCTTAAAGAGCAGCACCGGCCGTCCCCAACTGTCTTTGACGGTGACAGCATTAAAGATGCGGCCAATGGCTGCAAGGGCTTCCCAACCATCCAGTACCCAGCGCGCCACCGTGTAGGGAAGGGGATCCAGACGGGTTTCTACACCGTATTCATGCAACAGGCGAAACTGCACCACTTCAAACTGCAATTGGCCGACTGCGGCGAGGATGGGTTCCCGTTTGGACTCATCGGTGGAGTACATGATTTGCACCGCCCCCTCTTCCCGCAGTTCATTCACCCCTTTCTGGAAGGATTTGAATTTAGAGGGGTTGGGGTTGCGCAGATAGGCAAACAGTTCCGGCGAGAAGCAGGGAATCCCCTCATATTCCAATTTCGGACCAACATAGAGGGTGTCGCCAATGGCAAACATCCCCGGATTATTCAAGCCAATGACATCGCCCGCATAGGCAGTTTCAAGGGATTCGCGACCTTGGGCAAAGAGTTTTTGGGGGCGAGAGAGGCGGATGGTTTTGCCAGTGCGGGCATGGCTCACGGTCATGTCCTTTTCAAATTTGCCGCTACAGACCCGCACAAAGGCGACGCGATCGCGATGTTTCGGATCCATATTGGCCTGCAGCTTAAACACAAAGCCAGTGAAGTGCTCCTGAGTTGGATCAATCGCCCCGCGATCGCTTTTGTA harbors:
- the thrS gene encoding threonine--tRNA ligase, translating into MPESAAAPIHLPKTSESERLKRIRHTTSHILAMAVQKLFPKAQVTIGPWIENGFYYDFDHPEPFSEKDLKLIEKEMVKIIKRKLPVIREEVTREEAERRIRELGEPYKLEILQDLEEPITIYHLGDEWWDLCAGPHVENTGEINPKAIALESVAGAYWRGDETKAQLQRIYGTAWETPEQLAEYKRRKEEALRRDHRKLGKELGLFIFADPVGPGLPLWTPKGTILRSTLEDFLKKEQLKRGYLPVVTPHIARVDLFKTSGHWQKYKEDMFPLMAEDTEAAAHEQGFVLKPMNCPFHIQIYKSELRSYRDLPLRLAEFGTVYRYEQSGELGGLTRVRGFTVDDSHLFVTPEQLDVEFLNVVDLILSVFRCLRLNKFKARLSFRDPKSDKYIGSDEAWSKAESAIQRAVEQLGMEHFLGIGEAAFYGPKLDFIFEDALGREWQLGTVQVDYNLPERFDLEYVAEDNTRRRPVMIHRAPFGSLERLIGILIEEYAGDFPFWLAPEQVRLLPVGDEQRPYAERVAAQLREQGVRVSVDRSGDRLGKQIRNAETQKIPVMGIIGAKEVESETVSIRTRADGDVGAFPVRELIEKLTSAMTAMNANIQWQ
- a CDS encoding response regulator gives rise to the protein MTSRKVLVIDDSKVIRMRVRDMLPEGDYEILEAKDGREGLQLIEQSEPTLIMLDFLLPKVSGWEVYQELEKKDLLGAIPLVIMSGRKEEVTEKLQEPFEWFEFIEKPFEKEQLEAAIQEAFRKARKPRPVKAAAPAEVAAPVAVDLSPVYDKLAALEGAIQALQAQSVKANDFAQLQATVAQLQQQPAATGSGGDDHRLAALEAANQQLHHEVEQLKRAIHQIVTALRRLQGGH
- the recR gene encoding recombination mediator RecR: MSSVYTRPLARLIEQLQRLPGIGPKTAQRLALHLIKRPEADIQALAQALLEAKQQVGLCSVCFHLSAEPVCDICASPQRDKHTLCVVADSRDVIAIEKTREYHGKYHVLGGLISPLEGITPEHLHIQPLIQRVSQGQIKEVILAINPSIEGETTTLYVGQLLRPFVKVTRIAFGLPVGGDLDYADEMTLARALAGRREIEWQ